From Camelina sativa cultivar DH55 chromosome 7, Cs, whole genome shotgun sequence, one genomic window encodes:
- the LOC104702651 gene encoding LOW QUALITY PROTEIN: auxin transporter-like protein 2 (The sequence of the model RefSeq protein was modified relative to this genomic sequence to represent the inferred CDS: deleted 2 bases in 1 codon) codes for MENGEKAAETVVVGNYVEMEREGKASDLKSKLSDMFWHGGSAYDAWFSCASNQVAQVLLTLPYSFSQLGMLSGILFQLFYGILGSWTAYLISILYVEYRTRKEREKVNFRNHVIQWFEVLDGLLGKHWRNVGLAFNCTFLLFGSVIQLIACASNIYYINDNLDKRTWTYIFGACCATTVFIPSFHNYRIWSFLGLVMTTYTAWYLTIASILHGQVEGVKHSGPSKLVLYFTGATNILYTFGGHAVTVEIMHAMWKPQKFKSIYLFATLYVLTLTLPSASAVYWAFGDLLLNHSNAFALLPKSLYRDFAVVLMLIHQFITFGFACTPLYFVWEKLIGMHECRSMCKRAAARLPVVIPIWFLAIIFPFFGPINSTVGSLLVSFTVYIIPALAHIFTFRSSAARENAVEQPPRFLGRWTGAFTINAFIVVWVFIVGFGFGGWASMINFVHQIDTFGLFTKCYQCPPPVMASSPPPISHPHFNHNHTRVL; via the exons atggagaaCGGTGAGAAAGCAGCTGAGACTGTTGTTGTTGGGAACTATGTTGAGATGGAGAGGGAAGGTAAAGCTTCAGACCTCAAATCTAAGTTATCTGACATGTTTTGGCATGGTGGTTCTGCCTACGATGCTTGGTTCAGCTGCGCTTCCAACCAG GTGGCGCAAGTGCTGTTGACACTACCATACTCGTTCTCACAGCTGGGGATGCTCTCGGGGATCCTGTTTCAGCTCTTCTATGGAATCTTAGGTAGCTGGACTGCTTACCTCATCAGCATTCTCTATGTTGAATACAGAACcagaaaggagagagagaaagttaaCTTCAGAAACCATGTCATTCAG TGGTTTGAGGTTCTTGATGGATTGCTTGGGAAGCACTGGAGGAATGTTGGGTTAGCATTTAACTGCACCTTCCTTCTCTTCGGATCTGTCATTCAACTCATAGCCTGTGCAAG CAACATATACTACATAAATGACAATCTTGACAAGAGGACATGGACATACATATTTGGAGCATGTTGTGCAACCACAGTCTTCATCCCTTCCTTCCACAACTACAGGATCTGGTCTTTTCTTGGACTCGTGATGACCACTTACACTGCTTGGTATCTCACCATTGCTTCCATCCTCCATGGACAG GTAGAAGGAGTGAAGCATTCAGGACCGAGCAAGCTGGTCTTATACTTCACAGGGGCCACAAACATTCTTTACACATTCGGTGGACATGCTGTTACTGT AGAGATAATGCATGCGATGTGGAAGCCTCAGAAGTTCAAATCGATATACCTCTTTGCAACACTGTACGTGCTGACGCTGACGCTGCCTTCTGCTTCTGCGGTCTATTGGGCGTTTGGTGATTTGCTTCTAAACCATTCCAACGCATTTGCTCTCCTCCCAAAG TCTTTATACCGTGACTTTGCAGTTGTGCTTATGCTCATCCATCAGTTCATTACCTTTGGTTTTGCTTGCACGCCACTCTACTTCGTGTGGGAGAAGCTTATAGGGATGCATGAGTGCCGGAGCATGTGTAAACGAGCCGCCGCTAGGCTTCCGGTCGTTATACCCATATGGTTTCTTGCCATCATATTCCCTTTCTTTGGTCCCATTAACTCGACCGTCGGATCTCTTCTCGTCAGCTTCACTGTCTACATCATCCCTGCACTAGCTCACATCTTCACCTTCCGCTCATCCGCCGCACGTGAGAACGCCGTGGAGCAGCCGCCGAGGTTTCTAGGACGTTGGACAGGGGCCTTCACCATCAACGCCTTCATAGTTGTGTGGGTTTTCATAGTTGGATTCGGGTTTGGTGGTTGGGCCAGCATGATCAATTTCGTTCACCAGATTGACACGTTTGGCCTCTTCACAAAATGTTACCAGTGCCCTCCACCGGTTATGGCCTCGTCGCCTCCTCCGATCAGCCATCCTCACTTCAACCACAACCACACTCGTGTCCTTTAA
- the LOC104702643 gene encoding trafficking protein particle complex subunit 2-like protein — MIVCVAVVGHQNNPLYIQSFTDADDALKLHHIVHCSLDVIEERVNNPKKSGTTLNEAFLGLLYPTVNYKVYGYLTNTKVKFILVTTDLDVRDTDVRSFFRKFHAAYVDAVSNPFHVPGKKITSRTFAQTVSNIVGSYGLN; from the exons ATGATTGTTTGCGTCGCTGTCGTCGGCCACCAG AACAATCCGCTTTACATACAGAGCTTCACGGATGCTGACGACGCTCTCAAGCTCCACCACATCGTTCATTGCTCCCTCGATGTCATCGAAGAGCGAG TGAATAATCCGAAAAAGTCTGGTACGACTCTGAACGAGGCTTTTCTTGGCCTGCTCTATCCTACTGTGAACTACAAAGT CTATGGTTACTTGACTAATACCAAAGTTAAGTTTATTTTGGTCACTACTGATTTGGATGTTAGAGACACCGATGTGAGAAGT TTCTTCAGGAAGTTTCATGCTGCCTACGTGGATGCAGTCTCGAACCCCTTCCATGTCCCTGGCAAAAAGATAACCTCAAGAACCTTTGCACAAACTGTAAGCAACATCGTTGGATCGTACGGTTTGAACTGA
- the LOC104702639 gene encoding V-type proton ATPase subunit B2-like isoform X2 has product MGAAEMEEEGALEIGMEYRTVSGVAGPLVILEKVKGPKYQEIVNIRLGDGTTRRGQVLEVDGEKAVVQVFEGTSGIDNKYTTVQFTGEVLKTPVSLDMLGRIFNGSGKPIDNGPPILPEAYLDISGSSINPSERTYPEEMIQTGISTIDVMNSIARGQKIPLFSAAGLPHNEIATQICRQAGLVKRLEKSDNLLEDQEDDNFAIVFAAMGVNMETAQFFKRDFEENGSMERVTLFLNLANDPTIERIITPRIALTTAEYLAYECGKHVLVILTDMSSYADALREVSAAREEVPGRRGYPGYMYTDLATIYERAGRIEGRKGSITQIPILTMPNDDITHPTPDLTGYITEGQIYIDRQLHNRQVYPPINVLPSLSRLMKSAIGEGMTRRDHSDVSNQLYANYAIGKDVQAMKAVVGEEALSSEDLLYLEFLDKFERKFVAQGAYDTRNIFQSLDLAWTLLRIFPRELLHRIPAKTLDQFYSRDTTN; this is encoded by the exons ATGGGTGCCGCTGAAATGGAGGAAGAAGGTGCCCTGGAGATCGGAATGG AGTATAGAACTGTCTCTGGTGTTGCTGGACCTCTTGTTATCCTTGAGAAAGTgaag GGACCTAAATACCAAGAAATTGTTAACATTCGTCTTGGGGATGGAACTACTCGACGTGGTCAAGTTCTTGAAGTTGATGGGGAGAAAGCTGTCgttcag GTCTTTGAGGGAACATCTGGAATTGACAATAAGTACACCACCGTGCAATTTACAGGGGAG GTTTTAAAAACACCTGTCTCTTTGGATATGCTTGGACGCATCTTTAATGGTTCAGGGAAGCCTATTGACAATGGTCCACCTATCTTGCCTGAAGCTTACTTGGATATTTCTGGAAGTTCTATCAATCCTAGCGAGAGAACCTATCCTGAAGAGATGATTCAGACAGGGATATCTACCATTGATGTCATGAACTCCATTGCTAGAGGACAGAAGATTCCCCTCTTTTCTGCCGCAGGTCTCCCTCACAATGAAATCGCTACTCAGATCTGTCGTCAGGCTGGTTTGGTTAAGCGTTTAGAGAAGTCAGATAACCTCCTTGAG GACCAGGAAGATGATAACTTTGCCATTGTATTTGCGGCCATGGGTGTGAACATGGAGACTGCACAATTTTTTAAACGTGATTTTGAGGAGAATGGTTCGATGGAAAGAGTGACACTTTTCCTTAACTTG GCAAACGACCCCACTATTGAACGTATCATCACTCCTCGTATTGCTCTCACTACAGCTGAGTATCTGGCATATGAATGTGGGAAGCATGTCCTTGTTATTCTCACAGACATGAGTTCGTATGCTGATGCCCTTCGTGAG GTTTCTGCTGCTCGTGAAGAAGTACCCGGTAGGCGTGGGTACCCAGGTTACATGTACACTGACTTGGCCACCATATACGAGAGAGCTGGACGAATTGAGGGGAGAAAAGGTTCCATCACTCAGATTCCAATTCTAACCATGCCAAACGATG ATATCACACATCCCACACCAGATCTAACAGGATACATCACAGAAGGACAAATTTACATTGACAGGCAACTTCACAATAGACAG GTATACCCACCGATCAATGTCCTTCCTTCTCTATCTCGGCTCATGAAG AGTGCCATTGGTGAGGGGATGACTCGCAGGGACCACTCTGATGTTTCTAATCAGTTGTATGCAAACTATGCAATTGGAAAGGACGTACAGGCAATGAAAGCCGTGGTTGGAGAAGAAGCACTCTCGTCCGAGGATCTG CTTTATCTGGAGTTCTTGGACAAATTTGAAAGGAAGTTTGTGGCACAAGGAGCCTATGATACACGTAACATCTTCCAGTCGCTGGACCTGGCCTGGACACTCCTCAGGATCTTCCCCCGTGAGTTGCTTCACCGCATACCGGCAAAAACTCTCGACCAGTTCTACAGCCGAGACACCACCAACTGA
- the LOC104702644 gene encoding uncharacterized protein LOC104702644 has protein sequence MATRLKEFVKKYGKVALGVHFSVSGVSISGFYIAIKNNVDVESLLDKYQIPWFSSSNKENPNHPSLDLKPEEQGLVVTPDNKTKQLAKSAGGALALAVLCNKALFPIRVPITMALTPPIARFLRQRNILKSGQ, from the coding sequence ATGGCGACGCGGCTCAAGGAGTTTGTGAAGAAGTACGGAAAAGTGGCGCTAGGAGTCCATTTCTCGGTGTCCGGAGTCTCAATTAGTGGGTTTTACATAGCGATCAAGAACAACGTCGATGTCGAATCGCTCTTGGACAAGTACCAAATCCCTTGGTTCTCCTCCTCCAACAAGGAAAACCCTAACCACCCTAGCCTCGATTTGAAGCCGGAAGAGCAAGGCTTGGTGGTCACGCCCGACAACAAGACCAAACAGCTTGCCAAATCTGCTGGTGGAGCCTTAGCGCTGGCGGTTTTGTGCAATAAGGCGCTGTTTCCGATCAGAGTCCCGATCACTATGGCGTTGACTCCTCCAATCGCTAGATTCCTCAGGCAGAGGAATATCCTCAAATCCGGCCaatga
- the LOC104702639 gene encoding V-type proton ATPase subunit B2-like isoform X1: MLGRIFNGSGKPIDNGPPILPEAYLDISGSSINPSERTYPEEMIQTGISTIDVMNSIARGQKIPLFSAAGLPHNEIATQICRQAGLVKRLEKSDNLLEDQEDDNFAIVFAAMGVNMETAQFFKRDFEENGSMERVTLFLNLANDPTIERIITPRIALTTAEYLAYECGKHVLVILTDMSSYADALREVSAAREEVPGRRGYPGYMYTDLATIYERAGRIEGRKGSITQIPILTMPNDDITHPTPDLTGYITEGQIYIDRQLHNRQVYPPINVLPSLSRLMKSAIGEGMTRRDHSDVSNQLYANYAIGKDVQAMKAVVGEEALSSEDLLYLEFLDKFERKFVAQGAYDTRNIFQSLDLAWTLLRIFPRELLHRIPAKTLDQFYSRDTTN; the protein is encoded by the exons ATGCTTGGACGCATCTTTAATGGTTCAGGGAAGCCTATTGACAATGGTCCACCTATCTTGCCTGAAGCTTACTTGGATATTTCTGGAAGTTCTATCAATCCTAGCGAGAGAACCTATCCTGAAGAGATGATTCAGACAGGGATATCTACCATTGATGTCATGAACTCCATTGCTAGAGGACAGAAGATTCCCCTCTTTTCTGCCGCAGGTCTCCCTCACAATGAAATCGCTACTCAGATCTGTCGTCAGGCTGGTTTGGTTAAGCGTTTAGAGAAGTCAGATAACCTCCTTGAG GACCAGGAAGATGATAACTTTGCCATTGTATTTGCGGCCATGGGTGTGAACATGGAGACTGCACAATTTTTTAAACGTGATTTTGAGGAGAATGGTTCGATGGAAAGAGTGACACTTTTCCTTAACTTG GCAAACGACCCCACTATTGAACGTATCATCACTCCTCGTATTGCTCTCACTACAGCTGAGTATCTGGCATATGAATGTGGGAAGCATGTCCTTGTTATTCTCACAGACATGAGTTCGTATGCTGATGCCCTTCGTGAG GTTTCTGCTGCTCGTGAAGAAGTACCCGGTAGGCGTGGGTACCCAGGTTACATGTACACTGACTTGGCCACCATATACGAGAGAGCTGGACGAATTGAGGGGAGAAAAGGTTCCATCACTCAGATTCCAATTCTAACCATGCCAAACGATG ATATCACACATCCCACACCAGATCTAACAGGATACATCACAGAAGGACAAATTTACATTGACAGGCAACTTCACAATAGACAG GTATACCCACCGATCAATGTCCTTCCTTCTCTATCTCGGCTCATGAAG AGTGCCATTGGTGAGGGGATGACTCGCAGGGACCACTCTGATGTTTCTAATCAGTTGTATGCAAACTATGCAATTGGAAAGGACGTACAGGCAATGAAAGCCGTGGTTGGAGAAGAAGCACTCTCGTCCGAGGATCTG CTTTATCTGGAGTTCTTGGACAAATTTGAAAGGAAGTTTGTGGCACAAGGAGCCTATGATACACGTAACATCTTCCAGTCGCTGGACCTGGCCTGGACACTCCTCAGGATCTTCCCCCGTGAGTTGCTTCACCGCATACCGGCAAAAACTCTCGACCAGTTCTACAGCCGAGACACCACCAACTGA
- the LOC104702649 gene encoding cold shock domain-containing protein 4-like encodes MSGGDENMSGGGERRKGSVKWFDTQKGFGFITPDDGGDDLFVHQSSIRSEGFRSLAADESVEFDVEVDNTGRPKAVEVSGPNGAPVQGNSGGSYGGGRGGRGGGRGGGYGGGGYGGRGGGGGGRGGADGTCFKCGEPGHMARDCSQGGGGGGGYGGGGGGSRGVGGCYSCGESGHFARDCTSGGGGGR; translated from the coding sequence ATGAGCGGAGGCGACGAAAACATGAGCGGTGGTGGAGAGAGACGTAAGGGATCGGTGAAGTGGTTTGACACACAGAAAGGGTTTGGGTTCATCACACCAGACGACGGTGGTGACGATCTCTTCGTTCATCAGTCTTCCATCAGATCTGAAGGCTTTCGTAGCCTTGCCGCCGATGAATCTGTTGAGTTCGATGTTGAGGTTGACAACACGGGGCGTCCCAAGGCTGTTGAAGTCTCTGGACCCAACGGTGCTCCCGTTCAGGGAAACAGCGGCGGTTCATACGGCGGTGGACGCGGTGGTAGAGGTGGTGGACGTGGTGGTGGCTACGGAGGCGGTGGTTATGGtggtagaggaggaggaggcggtggaCGTGGTGGTGCCGATGGTACTTGCTTTAAGTGTGGTGAGCCAGGTCACATGGCGAGAGACTGTTCtcaaggtggtggtggtggtggcggttaCGGAGGAGGTGGCGGTGGTAGTAGAGGTGTCGGAGGCTGCTACAGCTGTGGCGAGTCGGGACATTTTGCAAGGGATTGCACtagcggtggtggtggtggtcgttGA
- the LOC104702647 gene encoding synaptotagmin-1-like → MGFFSAILGFCGFGVGISLGLVIGYVLFVYLLPNDVKDPEIRSIADQDPKDMQRMLPEIPLWVKNPDFDRVDWINRFIEYMWPYLDKAICKTAKNIAKPIIEEQIPKYKIDSVEFETLTLGSLPPTFQGMKVYLTDEKELIMEPCLKWAANPNILVAIKAFGLKATVQVVDLQVFAQPRITLKPLVPSFPCFANIYVSLMDKPHVDFGLKLGGADLMSIPGLYRFVQEQIKDQVANMYLWPKTLVVPILDPAKAFRRPVGIVHVKVVKAVGLRKKDLMGGADPYVKIKLSEDKIPSKKTTVKHKNLNPEWNEEFKFSVRDPQTQVLEFNVYDWEQVGKHDKMGMNVLALKEMVPDEHKGFTLELRKTLDGGEEGQPEKYRGKLEVELLYKPFTEEEMPKGFEETQSVQKAPEGTPAAGGMLVVIVHSAEDVEGKHHTNPYVRIYFKGEERKTKHVKKNRDPRWNEEFSFMLEEPPIREKLHVEVLSTSSRIGLLHPKETLGYVDIPVVDVVNNKRMNQKFHLIDSKNGKIQIELEWRTAS, encoded by the exons ATGGGTTTTTTTAGTGCGATACTAGGGTTCTGCGGATTTGGAGTTGGGATTTCCTTGGGACTTGTTATTGGTTACGTTCTTTTCGTCTACTTGCTCCCCAACGACGTCAAG GATCCTGAAATCCGTTCCATAGCTGACCAAGACCCCAAAGATATGCAACGGATGCTTCCTGAGATACCTCTTTGGGTCAAAAACCCCGATTTCGATCGT GTTGACTGGATAAACAGATTTATCGAGTACATGTGGCCTTATCTCGACAAG GCCATATGTAAGACTGCAAAGAATATAGCAAAGCCGATCATCGAGGAGCAGATACCTAAGTACAAGATTGACTCTGTTGAATTTGAAACTCTTACACTAGGTTCTTTACCCCCTACATTTCAAG ggaTGAAAGTTTATCTGACAGACGAGAAAGAGTTGATTATGGAACCATGTTTGAAATGGGCCGCAAATCCAAATATCTTGGTTGCCATCAAAGCATTTGGGTTGAAGGCAACAGTTCAG GTGGTCGATCTGCAAGTGTTTGCTCAGCCTCGTATCACTCTCAAGCCACTAGTCCCAAGTTTTCCGTGTTTTGCCAACATCTATGTCTCTCTTATGGACAAG CCACACGTTGATTTTGGGCTGAAGCTTGGTGGAGCCGATCTTATGTCAATCCCTGGCCTCTACAGATTTGTTCAG GAGCAAATCAAGGATCAAGTTGCGAACATGTATCTCTGGCCTAAGACCCTTGTAGTTCCAATCCTTGACCCTGCGAA AGCGTTCAGAAGGCCTGTTGGAATCGTCCATGTGAAAGTTGTGAAGGCTGTTGGACTGAGGAAAAAAGATCTGATGGGTGGGGCAGATCCATACGTGAAAATCAAGCTATCTGAAGATAAGATTCCGTCTAAGAAGACCACTGTTAAGCACAAGAATTTGAATCCTGAATGGAATGAGGAGTTTAAATTCTCTGTCAGAGATCCCCAGACTCAGGTCCTAGAGTTCAATGTGTACGACTGGGAACAG GTTGGGAAGCACGATAAGATGGGTATGAATGTGTTAGCTCTGAAAGAAATGGTGCCTGACGAACATAAAGGCTTCACCTTGGAACTGCGTAAGACTCTGGATGGCGGTGAAGAAGGGCAGCCAGAGAAGTATAGGGGGAAGCTGGAGGTTGAACTCTTGTATAAGCCATTCACGGAGGAAGAAATGCCCAAAGGCTTTGAAGAAACGCAATCTGTGCAGAAGGCTCCAGAAGGCACACCGGCTGCTGGAGGAATGCTTGTGGTGATTGTGCATTCGGCTGAGGATGTTGAAGGAAAGCACCATACCAATCCTTATGTACGCATCTATTTCAAAGGGGAGGAGAGGAAAACAAAGCACGTGAAGAAGAACAGAGACCCAAGGTGGAATGAGGAGTTCTCTTTCATGCTCGAGGAGCCTCCCATCCGTGAGAAGCTGCATGTGGAAGTCCTGAGCACCTCATCCAGGATAGGTCTATTGCATCCCAAG GAAACATTGGGGTACGTGGATATTCCGGTGGTGGACGTGGTGAACAACAAAAGGATGAATCAGAAGTTTCACCTTATCGATTCTAAGAACGGAAAGATCCAAATCGAGCTGGAGTGgcgaactgcctcttga
- the LOC104702646 gene encoding protein MCM10 homolog has translation MGSHQEDLDLLLSLDDRVLETPPGSPSSAAAPPGYLTDDESPKRRGHSDLSDFKSVVQDCIDYDPKPPLPKNTKPKGSSSNFTANDIDKFSGLRIRNQLLSPAEISDHFSDIRFVRLPTIKNLLMGDKLSGCWATIGVLTEKGQPKKSSIGQPYGIWKIGCLNDNTVSLFLFGDAYKNNQAEKAGTVFGLFNCSVRKDKVGCEFSLSVNSAKQMVKLGVSADYGVCTAKRKDGTTCTSAVNKRQGAFCKIHKLNASDKFATMRTELKGGNMRTAFRDPKSQGIYTVEPPADRSGNKKATHPVRVLSVEGLRKALSGADKVTPNVHSQGIRFLNEMARQTASKNVNKKSEVNNTSTEKRKGSTKETQVKGEPKRKKIELRREKPEISTGKMMVLDFCSSDEE, from the exons atggGAAGCCACCAAGAGGATCTTGATCTGCTTCTGTCTCTTGACGATAGGGTTCTCGAAACTCCTCCGGGTTCTCCTTCTTCTGCTGCTGCACCACCCG GTTATCTCACGGATGATGAATCCCCAAAACGTAGGGGTCACTCTGACTTGTCTGACTTCAAAAGTGTTGTTCAAGATTGCATTGACTACGATCCTAAACCACCACTCCCAAAAAACACTAAACCAAAAGGCTCTTCTAGCAACTTCACTGCCAACGACATTGACAAGTTTTCTGGCTTGCGTATTAG GAATCAATTACTTAGCCCTGCTGAGATCAGTGATCACTTTTCAGATATTCGTTTCGTCAGGTTACCAACAATAAA GAACTTACTTATGGGTGACAAACTCTCTGGCTGCTGGGCGACAATTGGAGTGCTAACAGAGAAAGGACAACCCAAAAAAAGCTCCATTGGTCAGCCTTATGGCATATGGAAGATCGGTTGCTTAAATGATAACACTGTCTCCTTGTTCTTGTTCGGTGATGCTTACAAAAACAATCAGGCAGAAAAAGCAGGAACGGTTTTTGGTCTCTTTAATTGCTCAGTTCGCAAGGACAAAGTG GGATGTGAGTTCTCATTGAGTGTCAACTCAGCTAAACAAATGGTAAAACTGGGAGTTTCGGCTGATTATGGAGTCTGCACAGCCAAGCGGAAAGATGGAACAACTTGTACATCTGCTGTAAACAA ACGCCAAGGAGCATTCTGCAAGATTCATAAACTG AATGCATCGGACAAATTTGCTACAATGAGAACTGAGCTCAAAGGAGG GAACATGAGAACAGCTTTCAGAGATCCAAAATCGCAAGGGATTTACACAGTTGAGCCACCAGCAGATAGAAGCGGAAACAAAAAGGCCACTCACCCTGTCCGAGTATTATCAGTGGAAGGTCTCCGAAAGGCTCTAAG TGGCGCGGATAAAGTGACCCCTAACGTACACTCACAAGGAATACGTTTCCTGAATGAGATGGCCA GACAAACAGCTTCAAAGAACGTAAACAAGAAATCTGAAGTGAATAATACTTCTACAGAGAAGAG GAAAGGATCGACAAAGGAAACACAAGTAAAGGGTGAgcctaagagaaagaaaatagagCTCAGGAGGGAAAAGCCTGAGATTTCGACCGGAAAAATGATGGTCCTAGATTTCTGCAGCTCTGACGAAGAATGA
- the LOC104702642 gene encoding protein CHAPERONE-LIKE PROTEIN OF POR1, chloroplastic-like, whose translation MATAALSAARPNRLNSVSSDVPLHPLYLPSKLQFPSGKTQLWRSTAILLRPRGRRCAAPRASSRADDSPPPFDMSVETALKVLGVSEGASFDEILRAKKSILASRKDDPSAISQAEAAYDMLLMQSLNQRRAGKVVSNNIRYADVKSSSNPLGTGTVVSQWIKNPPVSVDTPSTSDLGIQAGVYGAMMVLTYVNGSSLESSGMPYAGADVPGLILASSFGASLYFMTKKKVKLGKAAALTAGGLVAGAVVGSAVETWLHVDVVPFLGLHSPAAVVSEFIVFSQFLVSLCLR comes from the exons atggctACCGCAGCTCTCTCCGCCGCCCGACCCAACCGCCTTAACTCAGTCTCCTCCGATGTCCCTCTCCATCCGCTATATCTCCCTTCCAAACTCCAATTTCCTTCCGGTAAGACTCAGCTGTGGCGCTCCACCGCGATTCTCCTACGTCCACGGGGGCGGCGATGCGCTGCTCCTAGAGCTAGTTCTCGCGCCGACGATTCTCCGCCGCCGTTCGATATGTCTGTAGAGACGGCGCTTAAGGTTCTCGGTGTCTCTGAAGGAGCTTCCTTCGACGAAATACTTCGCGCCAAGAAATCGATCCTTGCTTCTCGTAAGGATGACCCCAGCGCCATCTCTCAG GCTGAGGCTGCATATGACATGCTGCTGATGCAGAGCCTTAACCAACGCCGAGCAGGAAAAGTTGTTAGCAACAACATACGCTACGCTGATGTTAAATCTAGTAGTAACCCTCTGGGAACAGGTACCGTCGTGTCTCAGTGGATTAAGAATCCCCCTGTCTCTGTTGATACGCCATCCACTAGCGATCTGGGTATACAAGCTGGAGTCTATGGAGCCATGATGGTTTTGACTTACGTTAACGGTAGTTCCTTGGAGTCTTCTGGGATGCCTTATGCCGGTGCCGATGTTCCTGGACTCATACTCGCCAGTAGCTTTGGAGCTTCCCTATACTTCATGACCAAAAAGAAGGTCAAGCTAG GAAAAGCAGCTGCGTTAACAGCAGGAGGATTAGTGGCTGGTGCAGTGGTGGGATCAGCCGTAGAGACCTGGCTCCACGTTGATGTGGTCCCGTTCCTTGGTCTCCATTCCCCAGCTGCAGTGGTGAGTGAATTCATTGTCTTCTCTCAGTTCTTGGTGTCTCTATGCTTAAGGTAG
- the LOC104702648 gene encoding rhodanese-like domain-containing protein 19, mitochondrial: MEETKTKTVENVETVDGYTAKGLLSTGHRYLDVRTNEEFAKSHAEEALNIPYMFKTDEGRVINPDFLPQVASVCKKDEHLIVACNSGGRASRACVDLLNAGYEHVANMGGGYSAWVDAGFAGDKPLEDLKIACKFRPKDN, from the exons Atggaggaaacaaaaacaaagac AGTTGAAAATGTTGAGACAGTTGATGGTTACACAGCAAAAGGTTTGCTTAGTACTGGTCATCGATATCTCGATGTAag GACAAATGAAGAATTCGCAAAGAGTCACGCTGAGGAGGCCTTGAACATTCCTTATATGTTCAAAACAGATGAAG GTAGGGTTATAAATCCTGATTTCCTTCCTCAAGTGGCATCGGTTTGCAAGAAAGATGAACATTTGATCGTG GCTTGTAACTCTGGAGGAAGAGCAAGTCGTGCTTGTGTTGACCTTCTCAATGCC GGGTACGAGCATGTGGCTAACATGGGGGGAGGCTACTCGGCTTGGGTTGACGCTGGATTCGCCGGCGACAAACCCCTGGAGGACCTCAAGATTGCTTGCAAGTTCCGCCCCAAGGATAACTAA